GCGAGTCGACGAGGCGCGCCAACGCGAGCGCCTGCTCACCGGCCGGAACGCCGGTGCGCGTGCCGACGGCAACGTCGATGACGACGTCGGCAACGACGCCGGCCTCCCGGGCGGCGTCGGAGAGATCCCGTGCGTTCGTCGGATGATCCACCGCCTGGATGAACTGGGGTGTCGTCTTGCGGATCTGCATCGCGCGGCGAATCTTCACCGGCGTGACGTTTGCCGTCGTCATCAGGATCCTGTCGATCCCGTTCGCGGCGAAGACCTCCGCCTCGCTCACCTTTGCCGCGCAAATGCCAATCGAGCCGCCGGCGAGCTGCAGCTTGGCGATCGCCGGGCATTTGTGCGTCTTCGCGTGTGGCCGGCTCTCAATCTTCGCCGCCGCGAGCCGCTCGCGCATGACCGCGATGTTCTTCTCCAGCGTGTCGAGATCGACGCAGAGCGCTGGCGTGTCCAGATCCCACTTCGAGACGCCAGACAGCGTGCCCTCGGCCGCCTTTTGCCGCAGCTCGGCACCGGTGTAGCCGCGCGGCGCCGAGGGAACCCAAACGATTGCCGTGCCGGCAGCGGCGGCGGTGATGAAGCGCCGTCGCGACAGTCGCGAGGACGAGTGCATGTCGAGCCTCCTCTGGTGGGCGGGAGCCTGGGGTCGTGTCGATGGAGGGCGACATTATCACACCGTCACTTCGCGGCGGAGCCTTCGCGACCATCGCCCTCCACGAACTTCACGCACACCGGCGTACCGAGCTGAACGGTGTGTCCGGTTGGCGCGAGCTGCCCGGATTGCTGGTCGATGCGGAAGACGACCACTGAATCAGACCGCTGATTGGCCGCGAGCAGATACGTGCCGGTAGGATCGATGCCGAATCCGCGCGGCGTGCTCCCCTGCGTCGGCTCGTTCTCCCCGTAGGTGAGACGGCCTGTCTTCTGATCGATCGCGAACACGACAATGCTGTCGTGGCCTCGATTCGAGCCGTAGAGGAACTTGCCCGAAGGGTGCACCTGCACGTCGGCGGTGCTGAAGTCTGGCTGCGCGGACTGCCCCGACGGCAACGTCGAGACCGTCTCCAGCTCTGTCAGCGCGCCCGTCCCTGGATTAGCGCTGAACGCCGTGAGCGTGACGTCGATCTCGTTGATCACGTAGGCGAAGCGGCCGCTCGGATGAAAGGCGAAATGGCGCGGTCCTGCGCCTGGCTTCACGGTGGCAAACGGTGGATCACTGGCGATCAGCGAACCCGCCTTCGGATCGAAGCGATAGATCAGCACTTTGTCGAGTCCGAGATCGGCCGCGTAGGCAAAGTGGTTGCCGGGATCCAAATTGATCGAGTGAGCGCGCGGTCCCTTCTGCCGCTCGGGGTTCACGCTCGATCCCGTGTGTTGCACGAAAGCGGACGCCGGCTCGAGCGCGCCATCCGCGCCGATCGGCAGCGCCGCTACGCTCCCGCCGCCGTAGTTCGAGACCAAGACGCTGCGGCCTGTCTTGTCCACCACGACATACACGGGACCGCCTCCCACGCTCGACTGCTGATTCAGCGCCGTCAGCTTGCCGGTCTTCCGGTCGATCGCGAAGGCGCTCACCGATCCGCTTTCCTTCCCTTCGAACGTGCGAACCTCGTTGGCCGCGTAGAGGAAGTTGCCGCTCGGATGGACGGCGAGGTAGCTGGGGTTGGAGGTCTCCGCGGCCAGCTCCGGCCTCGTCAGCGCCCCGGAGGCGAGGTCGAGGCGAGAGACATAGATACCCTTGCTCTTCTCGCGCGTATACGTGCCGAAGTACACGAGCATGTCGCCGCTCTGCTCGCCGGCCTGCCCGAGCGCGATGACCGGGAGGAGGCAAGCGGCCAGCACGAGCCATGCCGCAACGCCATTGGTTGGATGAAGGTTTCTTCTCATTGAATCCACGTGCAGGTCTCGTCGGGCGCATCTTCGCAGAAGAACACGCGAAAGTCCGCACGCCCATTCACGAAATACGGTTTCGTCCATGCCTCGCTGTCGATCGTGCGGGGCGCGAGCACGGACACTGCGGATGCGCCGCGCGCCGGACGGCCGGTGCGCGGGTCGATGATATGCGAATAGGCT
This is a stretch of genomic DNA from Luteitalea sp.. It encodes these proteins:
- a CDS encoding beta-propeller fold lactonase family protein, translated to MRRNLHPTNGVAAWLVLAACLLPVIALGQAGEQSGDMLVYFGTYTREKSKGIYVSRLDLASGALTRPELAAETSNPSYLAVHPSGNFLYAANEVRTFEGKESGSVSAFAIDRKTGKLTALNQQSSVGGGPVYVVVDKTGRSVLVSNYGGGSVAALPIGADGALEPASAFVQHTGSSVNPERQKGPRAHSINLDPGNHFAYAADLGLDKVLIYRFDPKAGSLIASDPPFATVKPGAGPRHFAFHPSGRFAYVINEIDVTLTAFSANPGTGALTELETVSTLPSGQSAQPDFSTADVQVHPSGKFLYGSNRGHDSIVVFAIDQKTGRLTYGENEPTQGSTPRGFGIDPTGTYLLAANQRSDSVVVFRIDQQSGQLAPTGHTVQLGTPVCVKFVEGDGREGSAAK